The Bacillus alveayuensis genome has a window encoding:
- a CDS encoding DNA-binding HxlR family transcriptional regulator (product_source=COG1733; cath_funfam=1.10.10.10; cog=COG1733; pfam=PF01638; superfamily=46785) — MNKLCPNIEHAFCLLGKRWNGLIIHVLLSGPKRFKDLTDSIPGISQKMLADRLKELEEHKIVERKVYPETPVKIEYELTNKGKALETVMNEVQKWSMKYR; from the coding sequence ATGAATAAGCTTTGTCCAAACATTGAACATGCCTTTTGTTTATTAGGAAAACGATGGAATGGCCTTATTATTCATGTTCTGTTAAGTGGTCCTAAGCGATTTAAAGATCTAACGGATAGTATTCCAGGAATCAGTCAAAAAATGTTAGCCGATCGTTTGAAAGAATTGGAAGAACATAAGATAGTGGAGCGGAAGGTTTATCCTGAGACTCCTGTTAAAATAGAGTATGAACTAACAAATAAAGGAAAAGCTTTAGAAACGGTGATGAATGAAGTTCAAAAGTGGTCAATGAAATATCGATAA
- a CDS encoding HSP20 family molecular chaperone IbpA (product_source=COG0071; cath_funfam=2.60.40.790; cog=COG0071; superfamily=49764), whose translation MFPWNQFFQSQNFHDMMKKMNAKDVEDYVNQVMNEVFHANFPANFPFLSPTFSSNEHKKKKEHAPDVFETNEFVYVTLPISDEQKKNIKIQHTNHHLYLLHYPNQQDQKKILLPSPVKRKGTKAYVKDGKLEIKFLKREDHQYTEIDIYPN comes from the coding sequence TTGTTTCCTTGGAATCAATTTTTTCAATCGCAAAACTTTCATGACATGATGAAAAAGATGAATGCAAAAGATGTTGAAGACTACGTGAATCAAGTGATGAACGAAGTATTTCATGCCAATTTTCCAGCAAATTTTCCCTTTTTATCCCCTACCTTTTCGTCTAATGAACATAAAAAGAAGAAGGAACATGCTCCTGATGTTTTCGAAACAAATGAATTTGTATATGTAACGTTGCCCATTTCAGATGAACAAAAAAAGAATATTAAAATTCAACATACAAACCATCATCTTTACCTTCTCCATTACCCAAATCAACAAGATCAAAAAAAGATTCTTTTGCCATCTCCAGTAAAAAGGAAAGGGACAAAAGCGTATGTCAAAGATGGGAAATTGGAAATAAAGTTTTTAAAGAGAGAAGACCATCAATATACAGAAATCGATATTTACCCAAATTGA
- a CDS encoding nitroreductase (product_source=COG0778; cath_funfam=3.40.109.10; cog=COG0778; pfam=PF00881; superfamily=55469): MNAVSAGNDLIQLMKDRTSIRHFHPNATIDESEVKEILEIAGKAPSAWNLQHWHFVVFHSQKAKERLLPIAYNQSQIINSSVVIAVLGDLQANKKTDAVYDPLVQQGFMTTEVKQTLSNQIDGAYQDQQFARDSAFSNASLAAMQLMLAAKAKDYDSCAIGGFNKEQFVKEFNISDRFIPIMLIAIGKAAKPAHKSNRLNLDELSTWL; the protein is encoded by the coding sequence ATGAATGCAGTATCTGCAGGAAATGATCTTATCCAACTTATGAAAGATCGAACTTCCATTCGCCATTTCCACCCAAATGCGACCATCGATGAATCAGAAGTGAAAGAAATTCTTGAAATAGCTGGAAAAGCTCCTTCGGCTTGGAACTTACAACATTGGCACTTTGTTGTATTCCATAGCCAAAAAGCAAAAGAACGTCTATTGCCAATTGCCTATAATCAAAGTCAAATTATCAATAGTTCTGTTGTTATTGCTGTATTAGGTGATTTACAAGCAAACAAAAAGACAGATGCGGTATATGATCCGCTAGTTCAACAAGGATTTATGACAACAGAAGTGAAACAAACATTATCAAACCAAATTGATGGTGCTTATCAAGATCAACAATTCGCTCGCGATTCTGCCTTTTCCAATGCTTCACTTGCAGCCATGCAATTAATGTTAGCGGCAAAAGCAAAAGATTATGATTCATGCGCCATCGGTGGTTTTAATAAAGAACAATTTGTAAAAGAATTTAACATTTCTGATCGGTTTATTCCGATTATGCTTATTGCAATTGGAAAAGCAGCAAAACCTGCTCATAAAAGCAATCGCTTAAATTTAGATGAACTATCGACATGGTTATAA
- a CDS encoding DNA-binding FrmR family transcriptional regulator (product_source=COG1937; cath_funfam=1.10.287.40; cog=COG1937; pfam=PF02583; superfamily=46589) has translation MEYTNEMKNRIRRIEGQVRGILKMMEEGKDCKELVTQMSAARNALDRTIGVIVSANLEKCVREQIEKGEDTKHLVEEAVQLLVKSR, from the coding sequence ATGGAATACACAAATGAAATGAAAAATCGTATAAGACGAATTGAAGGACAAGTAAGAGGAATTCTTAAAATGATGGAGGAAGGAAAAGACTGTAAAGAGCTTGTGACTCAAATGTCAGCAGCTCGTAATGCTTTGGACCGTACAATAGGAGTAATTGTCAGTGCTAATTTAGAAAAATGTGTACGGGAACAAATTGAAAAAGGTGAAGATACAAAACACCTTGTGGAAGAAGCTGTGCAATTACTTGTTAAAAGTAGATAA
- a CDS encoding chloramphenicol-sensitive protein RarD (product_source=KO:K05786; cog=COG2962; ko=KO:K05786; pfam=PF00892; superfamily=103481; tigrfam=TIGR00688; transmembrane_helix_parts=Inside_1_6,TMhelix_7_26,Outside_27_35,TMhelix_36_54,Inside_55_73,TMhelix_74_96,Outside_97_105,TMhelix_106_123,Inside_124_129,TMhelix_130_147,Outside_148_151,TMhelix_152_168,Inside_169_179,TMhelix_180_202,Outside_203_211,TMhelix_212_234,Inside_235_240,TMhelix_241_263,Outside_264_266,TMhelix_267_289,Inside_290_307) — MANERLGSIYTAFAYVLWGILPLYWKLIDHVWSEEILAHRIIWSFIFMIILVMFQKRSKELLHLLTNLLKSPKLSVSLLLSSAFISVNWFIYIWAVNHDRVLETSLGYYINPLISVLLGVVFLKEKMNRGQQIAFIVAGIGVLNSTIQYGKIPWISLLLAMTFGLYGLTKKVTKLDSTFGLTLETLVVFPAGIVYVVYLHSLGESAFFQWNWLTNVLLMGGGIVTAIPLLLFAMGASRIPLYMVGIFQYIAPTLTFLMGVFLFHEPFSMIDFITFSFIWCGIMIFTISQSKFLKRWRFNMGKSYEAK, encoded by the coding sequence ATGGCAAATGAAAGACTAGGATCTATATATACAGCATTCGCCTATGTATTATGGGGGATTTTACCCCTTTATTGGAAGCTCATCGATCATGTATGGTCAGAGGAGATTTTAGCGCATCGTATTATTTGGTCATTTATTTTTATGATCATTCTCGTTATGTTTCAGAAACGATCAAAAGAACTTCTTCATCTCCTAACGAATCTTTTAAAAAGTCCTAAACTGTCTGTGTCACTGTTATTGTCCTCTGCTTTTATTAGTGTAAACTGGTTTATTTACATATGGGCTGTCAATCATGATCGCGTTCTTGAAACGAGCTTAGGCTATTATATAAATCCATTGATTAGTGTTTTATTAGGAGTGGTGTTTTTAAAGGAAAAAATGAACCGTGGACAACAAATCGCCTTTATAGTAGCAGGAATTGGCGTTCTAAACTCAACGATTCAATACGGGAAAATTCCATGGATATCACTTCTTCTTGCGATGACATTTGGTTTATACGGATTAACGAAAAAAGTAACGAAGCTTGACTCAACATTTGGTTTAACATTAGAAACACTTGTCGTTTTTCCCGCCGGTATAGTCTACGTAGTTTATTTACACTCATTAGGGGAAAGTGCATTTTTTCAATGGAATTGGTTGACCAATGTGTTATTAATGGGTGGAGGAATCGTGACGGCGATTCCGCTGTTATTATTTGCGATGGGAGCTAGCCGCATTCCTCTATATATGGTTGGGATTTTTCAATATATTGCCCCAACTCTTACCTTCCTTATGGGTGTTTTTCTATTTCATGAACCATTTTCGATGATTGATTTTATTACATTTTCATTTATATGGTGTGGTATAATGATATTTACGATAAGCCAATCAAAGTTTTTGAAAAGATGGCGATTCAATATGGGTAAGTCATATGAAGCAAAATGA
- a CDS encoding hypothetical protein (product_source=Hypo-rule applied; superfamily=55486; transmembrane_helix_parts=Inside_1_19,TMhelix_20_39,Outside_40_68), with the protein MYPHEVRNPRIRPFFRPYPFGFPFLGGFLGGLLGSAFFYPRPRPYYPPYYYGSPYGYSYGFPYGGFPY; encoded by the coding sequence ATGTATCCACACGAAGTCCGAAACCCAAGAATCAGACCGTTTTTTCGTCCATATCCATTCGGCTTTCCTTTTTTAGGGGGGTTTTTAGGAGGATTACTTGGAAGTGCTTTCTTTTACCCAAGACCAAGACCTTATTATCCCCCTTATTATTATGGATCTCCATATGGATATTCATATGGATTTCCTTATGGAGGGTTTCCTTACTAA